GAACTGAATCTGTTGCAGGGAGTGGAGCTGAGAGTCACAGAGGGGATCTTATGTAACTTTTGTTGAATAGTGGCCCCTGCGTCCACAAGTGTTGATCACTTGTTAGTGGTCAATTCTATAATGTAGTGTAACCGTAGCACAAGTAGGGAAGTGTCATAAAGTGTGCTAACATTAACCGCCACAGGCTTGCTGGTCACACCAGACCACGACTTCAGCTGCAAAACCTCTCAGTGTCTTGAATTGAGCAAGGCTGTGTTTTATTGCTAATGAAAACaactttttatttctaaaagAATAACTGTGCTACTTCTTCTTTCAAAATTACACAGTCCTTTCTCAAGAAAATTCCAACTCTTACCTGAGCTGTGTGAGTATCTTCTCCTCTGTAGCCAGGTAGTggatcctctcctcctccatcgcAGCTCTCCGTCTGTACGCTGCCTCCTCAGACTGAGCCAGCTGACTGCACATCAACACCACCAGCTCCTGACCTGCCATCCGCAGCATCGAGCTCACACTCTCCTGGTTCGACAGCTGGAACAAATGAAACAACTCAGGAATTAGGATTCAGCAACTGTGCAACTTTTTTGCTTAGCTACTGGTGAGGCTGATATCTCAGACATGTGCTCAGCATTCATGGAGATCTTTCCTAAAGGTTTTGGTAACTCCCTGACAGCAGTCCCATctgttaggagtgtggttttgtgttcatgtctttcctgtttaagtctgtttttggttctgtgtttctctgtgtagtcttgttcaGTTCTtagttttgtgctttagttcatgttagTGTTATTCGtggtctgtgtatttctgtgtttcattatttgatCTTATCTTAAGGGTTGTAGCTTAGTTTATTCTATGTTTATCTGCATGTTTTGCACCTGTCCAAGTCCTTAGTCCTGTGtttccatgttttagtgtagtcctgtctcctgtttggtccggTCTGTTGTACAGTATTTCCatattctgtgttttactttggtagatctgtcctggTGTGTTCCCGTGCACTTTACTTCccgttttattttgtaatcttccGTGCCTGGTGGTGTTGTCTAGCTTTGCTTCCTGTTCTGTTCTCCTTAATGTGATCCACCTGTTTTATGTTCCTGCCCCACTTGTTTGCCTCACCACTTAATGCCTGTGTTCTGTTCCGTCTGTGTTGGATCATTGTGGTTTGTCATGTAGTTTGTGTTTGCTTTGCTCCTGCTCCCAAGCTTCTTGTGGATCTTTGGTTCTAAATggatttcttgttttttgttggaCTTGTATCTACCACCGTTTTCCTGAGTATGCCTTTAGTTGAATAAATGTTGAACTGAATCTGCTCAGCTCtggtgtcctgcgtttgggtccttaACTAGCTCACACACTGCAAACCTTAACACCATCAAGCCAAACATTTACACAGAAGCGATACAAATATGTAATGGacagattgccatgaaatggaCTGAATACTTATATATGCCTAACTCTCAACAAACTTTGCTTTGTGCCTCGCTGAacccaaaatgtttttgttgcatGCACCTGACTGTTAGCTTGTGGGAAGCtaacagaggtgtgtgtgtgtgtgtgtgtgtgtgtgtgtgtgtgtgtgtgttttagctggcaaaaactttgtttacatttcCAAAGAGTGTGTTTAAggtttattaattttatcttcatcctcctcttccaaaTCTAGAAAAAGCTCATTATCCTGTTCACACCTATTCACTAAGCCATTCCCACTTTTGAATGATCCAATCAAATCTTAATTTGGTTTAAATCCTTGTCATAACTAAACCCTGCTCACATACTGTGTGCCTCAGGTGCTCTTACTGCCCTGTCACCGTGTACCATATATTGTCTGTGCTCCCAATGAATGTGTATTATGATGTATTTCTTACTATCAGTCAGTTTCAGGCTAACACAAATGTGTCATCACATCACTGGAATACCCAACCTTGTCTATAATGTGTACTCTTCTTCCCATATTAACTTCAGTGTAATTAGCGAGTACTCCCGTCAGTACCTGTAAGAGTCTGAGCTGGTTGAGTTGGAGTCGCAGCTCGCACACCTTTCTCTTTGCCAACACCAAGCTTGGCCGCAGGCCGCTGCCAGAGGGTGGGGCCTGTAGAGCCAGAGGGGCGGGGCTGATGGCGTCAATCAAAGCAGTGGGGTTCTGAGGCTCAGCAGACACTCCTGTAGGTTGATGAAAGGCGATTTTAAGGTTATCATCTTGTTCAGGGCATAATAAATGTGTTGTTGGTGGTAATCACAATCTTTATTAATGTAGAAGAAAAAAATTCTCACCAGGTCTGTTGAGGAAGAGTTTGAGTCCAGCAGTTTCACTAAAAAGACACACAGTTACATCATAAACCTAACCATCCCTCTAGCCGTGGATTGTACAGTATATAGAACTCATTTCATGCTCCCTGGATGGGAGAAGTACGGTTGGCACACGTATGTGTGAGGGACGCCTGTGTCTGTGAAGCGCATGGGTGAAAAGCGAAGGGAAAGTCAGTGTGACGTGTACCGTCACTACGGTTAAGAATGTACTTCGACTGCCATACCAATGAGCCTGACTCTTTGGTGTCGAGTCAAGTTGCaggtttggtaccctgtagacctgggTTCCAATCTGGCTGCTTTTGCTCTTCGCTACAACTTTCCATACTATTGATGGGTACACATATTGTGGATGAAACATATTGGAATTGAATTGCTGCTGTATAAACTCCTGTTGGCTTAAAGGGATAAAGGCAGATGTTACAGACCTGACAGCCTCCTTGACTCCTGGAAGATCTGGTCCCATAGAGAGAGCATGTTGCACCAGACCTGCTAGACTGGCTATCTGCTCCTCCATGGCTTTCATTCTCTCACTTCCATAGAACAGAAACACATGCATCAATCACATAACAATTATACTAACCATCATGAAGTGTTGTCACACATGTCTGCAGAAATTGGTAGGTTGATAATGTCTAACTCATATGATGTGCTGTTTACAATTGTTTATGGATCTTTACTCAAATAATAATTCTACTAATAGAGAGTCTCTGTCTGTATCACTGTAAGCATTAACCCACGCTTCCAGTTGATTCCAATCAgcaaatgcttttattttcttgccTGCGTTTGATGTTTAATATAATATGTCATTACAAAgatgaaggttaaaatcaagggcaactggacttggttgaagatactggaagacgtttcgtccctcatccaaaggacttcttcagttctgactgactagcagggaaactcagctatttaacctcagtggggtcgtttgccaggatcgtcgataccgctggttcgtt
This genomic stretch from Micropterus dolomieu isolate WLL.071019.BEF.003 ecotype Adirondacks unplaced genomic scaffold, ASM2129224v1 contig_12872, whole genome shotgun sequence harbors:
- the LOC123966181 gene encoding sickle tail protein homolog → MSRKYGESQLPLLGTKTPPSSPHRVSEVRMVDGQIIGGVGLLPPERMSPIRRSLRWDSNGATVEVVNRSRTSCSSSSTSSVFVDSPLGQPERLFEGHVSASNAQSERMKAMEEQIASLAGLVQHALSMGPDLPGVKEAVSETAGLKLFLNRPGVSAEPQNPTALIDAISPAPLALQAPPSGSGLRPSLVLAKRKVCELRLQLNQLRLLQLSNQESVSSMLRMAGQELVVLMCSQLAQSEEAAYRRRAAMEEERIHYLATEEKILTQLRFSSNSSSLPTGPPTTSPTFSTIVLLMTHLPSPMSRTKSL